The following are from one region of the Emys orbicularis isolate rEmyOrb1 chromosome 21 unlocalized genomic scaffold, rEmyOrb1.hap1 SUPER_21_unloc_1, whole genome shotgun sequence genome:
- the USP11 gene encoding ubiquitin carboxyl-terminal hydrolase 11 — translation MAAAGGVPGLEAQRREVEAAEQRGLRAGERWYLLENHWYQQWKEYVESGDQNSSSFPGHINNSELFEDLESFRLKERLVESEEYVLVPEDVWNKLVSWYGLEHDQPPIERKVVELPSTQKVEVYPVELYLCQHNDMDSPVTAQFSRVDTIDAVLQEARRQFEVPPEDETRVWVKNSDGSCERLRNIHMTVLDACLSTGQVVIMETRNKDGTWPSSRPHVMRNSVEDEELYRGQPGVCGLTNLGNTCFMNSAFQCLSNVPPLTEYFLNNHYLGELNFSNPLGMKGEIAEAYADLVKQAWSGHHRAIVPRMFKTKVGHFASQFLGYQQHDAQELLSFLLDGLHEDLNRVKRKEYVELRDAAGRPDEEVAEEAWRNHKRRNDSIIVDIFHGLFKSTLVCPACGKVSVTFDPFCYLSVPLPVSQERAMELFFVYMDPSRKPQQHRVVVPKAGKVLDLCLALAKHTGVPAEQMMVADVFSHRFYKLYQVDEALSCILDRDDIFVYEVAGGLAEPGGALVLPVYLRERAPPRDGDPGYGVVLFGHPLLVSVPRAQLSWDALYSLLLERLSRYVRRPQSGSEEDEEESEEEDLYGPQANGLSEGDEEEEAPGEGPASQAEEGSSGGSGGPPTPSPPQATPPPTANRPKRKCRRRRPLFTVRPVNANGTSERPALPGEGFALHAQPYIAIDWDSDMKKRYYDEEEAEGYVKHECMGHVQRRQPVKLRECVELFTTVETLEEENPWYCPTCKRHQLATKKLDLWALPEVLIIHLKRFSYTRLAREKLDTLVEFPIRDLDFSDFIIKPRVDVAPAPHKYDLIAVSNHYGSLRDGHYTTFARNKDSGHWFYFDDSSVSPVAEAQIESKAAYVLFYQRQDRIRPPGTTPCPRPPDAGGGCCSDSMEVD, via the exons ATGGCGGCGGCAGGGGGGGTCCCGGGGCTCGAGGCCCAGCGGCGCGAGGTGGAGGCGGCGGAGCAGCGCGGCCTGCGGGCGGGGGAGCGATG GTACCTGCTGGAGAATCACTGGTACCAGCAGTGGAAGGAGTACGTGGAATCGGGTGACCAGAACTCCAGCTCCTTCCCGGGGCACATCAACAACTCAGAGCTCTTCGAAG accTGGAGTCGTTCCGGCTGAAGGAGCGGCTGGTGGAGTCCGAGGAGTATGTGCTGGTGCCCGAGGACGTGTGGAACAAACTGGTGAGCTGGTACGGGCTGGAGCACGACCAGCCGCCCATCGAACGCaag GTGGTGGAGctgcccagcacacagaaggtGGAGGTATACCCGGTGGAGCTGTATCTCTGCCAGCACAACGACATGGACAGCCCCGTCACCGCCCAGTTCAGCCGTGTGGACACAATCG acGCGGTGCTCCAGGAAGCCCGGCGCCAGTTTGAGGTGCCCCCTGAGGACGAGACCCGGGTCTGGGTGAAGAACTCAGACGGATCCTGCGAGCGGCTCCGGAACATCCACATGACAGTGCTGGACGCCTGCCTCAGCACGGGGCAG GTGGTGATAATGGAGACGCGAAACAAGGACGGAACCTGGCCCAGCTCTCGACCCCACGTCAT GAGGAACTCCGTGGAGGACGAGGAGCTGTACAGGGGGCAGCCGGGGGTCTGCGGCCTGACCAACCTGGGCAACACCTGCTTCATGAACTCCGCCTTCCAG TGTCTCAGCAATGTGCCCCCCCTCACGGAGTATTTCCTCAACAACCACTACCTGGGGGAGCTCAACTTCAGCAACCCACTGGGCATGAAGGGCGAGATCGCCGAGGCCTACGCCGACCTGGTGAAGCAGGCCTGGTCCGGCCACCACCGCGCCATTGTGCCGCGCATGTTCAAG ACCAAGGTGGGGCACTTTGCCTCACAGTTCCTGGGCTACCAGCAGCACGACGCGCAGGAGCTGCTGTCCTTCCTGCTGGACGGGCTGCACGAGGACCTCAACCGCGTCAAGCGCAAGGAATACGTGGAGCTGCGGGACGCGGCCGGCCGGCCCGACGAG GAGGTAGCGGAGGAGGCCTGGCGGAACCACAAGCGCCGGAACGACTCCATCATCGTGGATATCTTCCACGGCCTCTTCAAATCCACCCTGGTGTGCCCGGCCTGCGGCAAGGTGTCTGTCACCTTCGACCCCTTCTGCTACCTCAGCGTGCCCCTGCCTGTCAGCCAGGAGCGCGCCATGGAGCTGTTCTTCGTATACATGGACCCCAGCCGCAAGCCCCAGCAG CACAGAGTGGTCGTGCCCAAGGCTGGCAAAGTGCTGGATCTCTGCCTGGCTCTGGCCAAGCACACGGGGGTCCCGGCTGAGCAG ATGATGGTGGCCGACGTGTTCAGCCATCGCTTCTACAAGCTGTACCAGGTGGACGAGGCGCTCAGCTGCATCCTGGACAGAGACGACATCTTCGT GTACGAAGTAGcgggggggctggcagagccggggggggcgcTGGTGCTGCCCGTGTACCTGCGGGAGCGGGCGCCCCCCCGCGACGGCGACCCGGGCTACGGGGTGGTTCTGTTCGGGCACCCGCTGCTGGTGTCCGTGCCGCGGGCGCAGCTGTCTTGGGATGCCCTCTACAGCCTGCTGCTGGAGCGACTCTC GCGCTACGTGCGGCGGCCGCAGTCGGGCTccgaggaggacgaggaggagagCGAGGAGGAAGATCTGTACGGCCCCCAGGCCAACGGGCTGAGCGAGG gtgatgaagaggaggaggcgCCGGGTGAAGGCCCTGCCAGCCAGGCCGaggagggaagcagtgggggctcggggggcccccccaccccgtccccgcCCCAGGCgaccccgccccccactgccaACCGGCCCAAACGCAAGTGCCGGCGCCGGCGGCCGCTCTTCACCGTGCGCCCGGTGAACGCCAACGGGACCAGTGAGCGCCCAGCCCTGCCCGGCGAGGGCTTCGCGCTGCATG cccagccctatATCGCCATCGACTGGGACTCGGATATGAAGAAGCGATACTATgatgaggaggaggcagag GGCTATGTGAAACACGAGTGCATGGGCCACGTGCAGCGGAGGCAGCCGGTGAAGCTGCGTGAGTGCGTCGAGCTGTTCACCACGGTGGAGACGCTGGAGGAGGAGAACCCCTG gtACTGCCCCACCTGCAAGCGGCACCAGCTGGCCACCAAGAAGCTGGACCTGTGGGCGCTGCCTGAGGTGCTCATCATCCACCTCAAGCGCTTCTCCTACACCCGGCTCGCCCGCGAGAAGCTCGACACGCTTGTGGAGTTCCCCATCCG tGACCTCGACTTCTCTGACTTCATTATCAAGCCCCGGGTGGACGTGGCCCCTGCGCCCCACAAATACGACCTGATCGCTGTCTCCAACCACTACGGGAGCCTGCGGGACGGGCACT ATACGACGTTCGCCCGGAACAAGGACTCCGGCCACTGGTTTTACTTTGACGACAGCAGCGTCTCGCCCGTGGCTGAGGCTCAGATCGAG TCGAAAGCCGCCTACGTCCTGTTCTACCAGCGCCAGGACCGGATCCGCCCCCCCggcaccaccccctgccccaggccccccgacgctggggggggctgctgcagcGACTCCATGGAGGTGGATTGA
- the UXT gene encoding LOW QUALITY PROTEIN: protein UXT (The sequence of the model RefSeq protein was modified relative to this genomic sequence to represent the inferred CDS: deleted 2 bases in 1 codon), protein MGRPARPEKAPRYEAFVSDVLQRDLWRVQQQREEVYEKITQHMWLKTVIERLQEVGGRAVQTQVDLGYNFFVNADVPDTSRIFVALGYGFFAELTLTEALRFVERKTKLLIELSESLTKDSAKIKANIRMVLEGLRELQGFQDLPEDPRRDIAL, encoded by the exons ATGGGCCGGCCGGCCCGGCCGGAGAAGGCGCCGCGCTACGAGGCCTTCGTCAGCGACGTGCTG CAGCGAGACCTGTG GCGGGTGCAGCAGCAACGGGAGGAGGTTTACGAGAAGATCACTCAGCACATGTGGCTGAAGACGGTTATTGAGCGTTTGCAG GAGGTGGGCGGCCGAGCGGTGCAGACGCAGGTGGATCTGGGCTATAACTTCTTTGTCAACGCGGACGT GCCTGACACCTCCAGGATCTTCGTGGCGCTCGGCTACGGGTTCTTCGCGGAGCTGACGCTGACGGAGGCGCTGCGCTTCGTGGAGAGGAAAACCAAGTTACTGATCGA GCTCAGCGAATCCCTCACCAAGGACTCCGCCAAAATCAAGGCCAATATCCGGATGGTCTTGGAG ggcctgCGGGAGCTCCAAGGCTTCCAGGACCTGCCTGAGGACCCCAGAAGAGACATCGccctctag